One window from the genome of Flavobacteriales bacterium encodes:
- the tnpB gene encoding IS66 family insertion sequence element accessory protein TnpB, producing the protein MFSLSPHHRFHLYIVPTDMRKSFDGLSGLIENNLQGNPRSRDVFIFINKCRDKIKLLHWQGYGYALYYKRLESGTFELPDYDDIEGSITVNYTQIVMIIDGLSIKNIQVRKRHDFQTNPIEIT; encoded by the coding sequence ATGTTTAGCCTATCACCTCACCACAGATTTCATTTATACATTGTACCCACTGATATGCGCAAGAGTTTCGACGGCCTATCTGGCTTAATAGAAAACAACTTACAGGGTAATCCCAGAAGTAGAGATGTGTTTATTTTTATCAATAAATGTAGAGACAAGATTAAGCTGTTGCATTGGCAGGGCTATGGATACGCTCTTTATTACAAACGCTTAGAATCGGGTACTTTTGAATTACCTGATTATGACGATATAGAAGGAAGCATAACTGTTAACTACACCCAAATTGTAATGATAATTGACGGACTTTCGATCAAAAATATTCAAGTGAGAAAGCGCCATGATTTTCAAACTAATCCTATCGAAATCACCTAA